A genomic window from Phyllopteryx taeniolatus isolate TA_2022b chromosome 2, UOR_Ptae_1.2, whole genome shotgun sequence includes:
- the bloc1s6 gene encoding biogenesis of lysosome-related organelles complex 1 subunit 6, translated as MEGIEDEGPLSQGELPHIEDVQLSAEERVYVESSGPLENEAVYKLTEGLLSHYLPGLQNSKRTLQELTQNQLILLDTLDQEVTKFRECNTLLDLNSLFTEAKIYHNKLVNIRKEMILLHERTTKLKKRALKLQQHKQKEALEREHQREKELERERQLIAKPAKRT; from the exons ATGGAGGGAATAGAGGACGAGGGACCCTTGTCTCAGGGTGAACTTCCACATATCGAAG ATGTGCAGCTGTCGGCGGAGGAGCGAGTGTATGTGGAGAGCTCCGGCCCGCTAGAAAATGAGGCGGTGTACAAGCTGACAGAGGGCTTGCTCTCCCACTACCTGCCTGGCCTGCAGAACTCGAAACGGACTCTCCAAGAGCTCAC ACAAAATCAGCTCATATTGTTGGACACACTGGATCAAGAAGTCACCAAGTTCCGAGAATGCAACACCTTACTTGACCTGAACTCACTG TTTACAGAGGCCAAGATTTACCACAACAAACTAGTCAATATCAGGAAAGAGATGATTTTGCTCCATGAAAGGACAACAAAACTCAAG AAAAGAGCTTTAAAGCTGCAGCAGCACAAGCAGAAGGAGGCGCTTGAGCGGGAGCACCAGCGTGAGAAGGAGCTGGAGCGAGAGAGGCAGCTCATTGCCAAACCTGCTAAAAGAACCTAA
- the slc30a4 gene encoding zinc transporter 4 isoform X1, which yields MQRPGSLLKMSGGSLLSKVRSAFRRERDHWDMSSDTAPFDFSDELVEDEAPKFTKLKVVVSGEMSDYSAGAPSNGVAVDTQVVAGRAEDDDSLLDSSSGLGSPVLNADPCDSCTKKRETMKQRKVMKRLVVAAVLYFLFMMAEIIGGYVSNSLAIMTDAVHMLADVVGILFSLLALWLSTKPPTKRFTFGLHRLEVISAVLSVTLIYILTAILLFEAVQRTLTQDFDIDGDVMIITAAVGLAVNLIMGFLLNQGGHLHSHGHGHPHGAAAASGSQSAGSGRNQRPRGSLAVRAAFIHALGDLLQSVGVLIAAYIIRFKPDYKLADPICTYIFSVLVLFTTVRIIRDTTVIVLEGVPRHLDTVRIKEDLLKLEAVQSVDELNIWALTADKTAALVHLQLTPSSASEWEDVQAKARHLLLHTYDLTRCTVQVQTHRQRPVRTCAHCQQPSA from the exons ATGCAGAGACCTGGTTCACTGTTGAAGATGTCCGGCGGTAGCTTGTTGAGCAAGGTGCGCTCCGCCTTTAGGAGAGAGCGGGACCACTGGGACATGAGCAGCGACACGGCACCCTTCGACTTCTCCGACGAGCTGGTGGAGGACGAAGCGCCGAAATTCACCAAGCTGAAG GTGGTGGTCTCCGGCGAGATGTCGGACTACTCCGCCGGCGCGCCGTCCAACGGGGTGGCGGTCGACACGCAGGTGGTGGCGGGCCGTGCGGAAGACGACGACTCCCTGCTGGACTCTTCCTCCGGCCTGGGAAGCCCGGTCCTGAACGCGGACCCCTGCGACAGCTGCACCAAGAAGCGCGAGACGATGAAGCAGAGGAAGGTGATGAAGAGGCTGGTTGTCGCAGCTGTGCTCTACTTTCTCTTCATGATGGCTGAAATTATAG GTGGCTATGTGTCAAACAGCCTCGCCATCATGACCGACGCTGTGCACATGTTGGCGGATGTGGTGGGTATCCTTTTCTCCCTGCTTGCTCTGTGGCTGTCCACTAAACCACCCACCAAGAGATTCACCTTTGGACTGCATCGCCTCG AGGTGATATCGGCGGTCCTCAGTGTGACCCTCATCTACATCCTGACGGCGATACTGCTCTTTGAGGCCGTTCAGAGGACGCTTACGCAAGACTTCGACATCGACGGAGACGTCATGATCATCACGGCGGCTGTGGGCTTGGCTGTCAACCTcat AATGGGCTTCTTATTAAACCAAGGTGGTCACCTTCACTCTCACGGCCACGGTCACCCTCACGGGGCCGCAGCTGCGTCGGGCTCGCAGTCCGCAGGGTCCGGACGCAACCAAAGGCCACGCGGCAGCCTGGCTGTCCGGGCCGCCTTCATCCACGCTTTGGGCGACCTCCTCCAGAGCGTCGGGGTTCTCATAGCTGCATACATCATCCGCTTCAAG CCGGACTATAAACTGGCAGATCCCATCTGCACCTACATCTTCTCAGTCCTGGTTCTGTTCACCACAGTCCGCATCATACGTGACACGACAGTCATCGTGCTGGAAG GCGTGCCCAGACACCTCGACACTGTGCGGATCAAAGAGGATCTCCTGAAGCTGGAAGCCGTGCAGTCGGTCGATGAGCTGAATATTTGGGCGCTGACTGCGGATAAAACTGCAGCGCTTGTGCATCTTCAGCTCA CGCCGTCAAGTGCCAGCGAGTGGGAGGACGTCCAGGCAAAGGCCCGCCACCTGCTGCTTCACACCTACGACCTGACCAGATGCACGGTTCAGGTCCAGACGCACAGGCAGAGGCCCGTGCGCACCTGTGCGCACTGTCAGCAGCCCAGCGCTTAA
- the slc30a4 gene encoding zinc transporter 4 isoform X2, translating into MQRPGSLLKMSGGSLLSKVRSAFRRERDHWDMSSDTAPFDFSDELVEDEAPKFTKLKVVVSGEMSDYSAGAPSNGVAVDTQVVAGRAEDDDSLLDSSSGLGSPVLNADPCDSCTKKRETMKQRKVMKRLVVAAVLYFLFMMAEIIGGYVSNSLAIMTDAVHMLADVVGILFSLLALWLSTKPPTKRFTFGLHRLEVISAVLSVTLIYILTAILLFEAVQRTLTQDFDIDGDVMIITAAVGLAVNLIMGFLLNQGGHLHSHGHGHPHGAAAASGSQSAGSGRNQRPRGSLAVRAAFIHALGDLLQSVGVLIAAYIIRFKPDYKLADPICTYIFSVLVLFTTVRIIRDTTVIVLEGVPRHLDTVRIKEDLLKLEAVQSVDELNIWALTADKTAALVHLQLKIGTSHREETPGTTQDKLERLHPYSPVWTSLLKLLPL; encoded by the exons ATGCAGAGACCTGGTTCACTGTTGAAGATGTCCGGCGGTAGCTTGTTGAGCAAGGTGCGCTCCGCCTTTAGGAGAGAGCGGGACCACTGGGACATGAGCAGCGACACGGCACCCTTCGACTTCTCCGACGAGCTGGTGGAGGACGAAGCGCCGAAATTCACCAAGCTGAAG GTGGTGGTCTCCGGCGAGATGTCGGACTACTCCGCCGGCGCGCCGTCCAACGGGGTGGCGGTCGACACGCAGGTGGTGGCGGGCCGTGCGGAAGACGACGACTCCCTGCTGGACTCTTCCTCCGGCCTGGGAAGCCCGGTCCTGAACGCGGACCCCTGCGACAGCTGCACCAAGAAGCGCGAGACGATGAAGCAGAGGAAGGTGATGAAGAGGCTGGTTGTCGCAGCTGTGCTCTACTTTCTCTTCATGATGGCTGAAATTATAG GTGGCTATGTGTCAAACAGCCTCGCCATCATGACCGACGCTGTGCACATGTTGGCGGATGTGGTGGGTATCCTTTTCTCCCTGCTTGCTCTGTGGCTGTCCACTAAACCACCCACCAAGAGATTCACCTTTGGACTGCATCGCCTCG AGGTGATATCGGCGGTCCTCAGTGTGACCCTCATCTACATCCTGACGGCGATACTGCTCTTTGAGGCCGTTCAGAGGACGCTTACGCAAGACTTCGACATCGACGGAGACGTCATGATCATCACGGCGGCTGTGGGCTTGGCTGTCAACCTcat AATGGGCTTCTTATTAAACCAAGGTGGTCACCTTCACTCTCACGGCCACGGTCACCCTCACGGGGCCGCAGCTGCGTCGGGCTCGCAGTCCGCAGGGTCCGGACGCAACCAAAGGCCACGCGGCAGCCTGGCTGTCCGGGCCGCCTTCATCCACGCTTTGGGCGACCTCCTCCAGAGCGTCGGGGTTCTCATAGCTGCATACATCATCCGCTTCAAG CCGGACTATAAACTGGCAGATCCCATCTGCACCTACATCTTCTCAGTCCTGGTTCTGTTCACCACAGTCCGCATCATACGTGACACGACAGTCATCGTGCTGGAAG GCGTGCCCAGACACCTCGACACTGTGCGGATCAAAGAGGATCTCCTGAAGCTGGAAGCCGTGCAGTCGGTCGATGAGCTGAATATTTGGGCGCTGACTGCGGATAAAACTGCAGCGCTTGTGCATCTTCAGCTCA AAATTGGTACGTCCCACcgtgaggagaccccggggacgacccaggacaagctggagagaTTACATCCTTACAGCCCagtctggacgtccctgctaaagctactgcccctgtga
- the c2h15orf48 gene encoding normal mucosa of esophagus-specific gene 1 protein, whose translation MRGFFQMLNKKKELIPLIGFMAFAATGATTASIYFLLTKSDVILNKTSNPEPWERVDPSKPQKLITINQQWQPVKELELVKSLTK comes from the exons ATGAGGGGATTTTTCCAAATGTTGAACAAGAAAAAAGAG CTGATCCCGCTGATCGGGTTCATGGCTTTTGCAGCGACCGGCGCCACCACGGCATCCATCTACTTTCTTCTTACCAAATCTGACGTCAT tTTGAATAAGACCTCCAATCCAGAACCATGGGAGAGAGTGGATCCATCCAAGCCCCAAAAG CTCATCACCATCAATCAGCAGTGGCAGCCAGTGAAGGAACTGGAGTTGGTGAAGAGCCTCACCAAGTGA